The genome window CCGCACCAGCGGCTCGCTCGACAACCCCAAGACCGAGGTCGACGTCAAGCAGTTCTTCGAGGAGTCGGGCAAGAACCTCCTCAGCGCCCCGGGCAACCTGCTCGAGGGGATCGGCAACCTCATCGATCCCAAGAAGAAGAAGGACAACCCCTGACCCGCAGTCCCCGCCTCACCCCTCCAGCACGAACCGCCTCTCCGCGTACAGCCGCTCGATCCGCTCCAGGTTCACGTCTCCCGCCGGCAGCCGCTCCGCGAGAGCCACCAGCAGGTCCACCATCCCCTCGAAGTCTGAGAGCGACACGAACTCCCGCGCCGCCCGCGCCGGCCCCAGACGCTCCCGGTCGTACGTCTCATCCTGCAGCTCAGCCAGATGCGGCATGTTGTGGTAGTTGCCCAGCGGCAGGCACAGGCACGTCGCCGCGTACCCGTACGCCACGAACACCGACGCCTCGCACGCCCCGCCCGCCATCAGTTTCCGCTGCCACGCCCGCGTCCCCGCCCCGCATTGGCGCGACGCCGTCTGCGACGCCGCCGGCGTGGCGGGCCTCGCGAACACCTCCTCCGCCCGCTTCGCGCACGCCGATGTCAGCCACGGCGTGAACACGCTCATCCGGTCGCCCACCCGCACGATCGGCCCGCCGCCGATCGGCGAGTCCGCGAACGATCGCGAGTTCTCCAGCGCGATCACCCGCGAATCCCGCGGCATCGTCCCCGCCTTGCACGCCGCGATCGCCCCCACGAACCCGATCTCCTCCGCCCGCGTCAGCAGCAGCCGGACATCCTGCTCCAGCCGCGCCCCCTCGCGCAGCCGCCGCACCAACACGTCCATCATCCCCAGCGCCGCGGCGACCGCCGCCAGGTCATCGCACGCGTGCGTGTGGATGCACCCGTCCACGATCTCCGCAGGCGGCAGCGCCCACGTGCCCACGTCGCCCACCCCAGCGCCGTCCATCGCCCCCGCCACGTCCTCATCAAGTTCCGCGAGGTAGCACTTGTACGCCCCCGTCGGGCTCGTCGTCGGCCCGGTGATCGTCGCCCCCAGCCGCTCGCCCCCCTCGGTGTGCACCACGATCCGCGCCCCCGCCTCGAAGAACACCTCCATCACCCCGCCGCGGAACGACACCTCCAGCGTCCCCGGCCCCACGATCCGCTCGACCACGAACGCCGGATGGTCCAAGTGCCCCGTGACGTAGATCGGCGCCCCCGCTTCCCCGTCCTTTTCGCGGCGCCCGGCGAACTCCACCGTCAGGTTCCCCGCCTCATCCTCGCCGAGCACCAGCTCCGGCCGCTCCCGCACCCAGCCCCGCACCCACTCGATCACCCGCCCCTCCCGCCCCGCCGCCGTCGGCACCTGCGTCAACTCGGTCAGCCACGCCACATGCTCATCGCGCCACACCGGCCGCTCTGCTGGGGTCTCGCTGCTCATGGCCCGATCGTATGTTCAGTTCACCCGCCGCCAGCCCCGCCGCGTCTCACGCCTCCCCGCGGTCTGCGCGCCGCACGCGCCGCTCCGGCATGCTCCACCCCGTCTCGCGCATGTAGATCGCCTCCAGGTCCGCCACGATCTCCCGCGCCGACATCCCGCGCTTCCCGTACTCGATCACCGGCAGAAACCGCACGCGCGACCGGCTGAACGTCAGCAGGCTCCCCCACGCCGTCTTCGCCGGGGGCGTCCCGTCGATGATCACCGGTAGCACCGACGCCCCCGTCCGCTTCACCAGCAGCCCCACCCCCGGCAGGAACGGCATCAGCCTACCCCGCGGCCGCTCGATCGCCCCTTCCGGAAACAGCCCGAGCACGCCCCCGCTCTCAAGGTGCCGCATCGCCTCGCGCGCCGAGAGCGCATCGCCCGATGGTTCGTTCGCCGGCCCCCCGACCCGCCCCACCGGGATCACCTCCACCCACGTCCACACGAACGCCAGTTCCGGCAGAATCATGTCCCGCGCCATCATCCATCGGATGAAGAACCGGCACTGCGACTGCACCAGCAGCGGATCCACCCCCGCCGTGTGGTTCGCCACCACCACCAGCCCGCCCGTCGACCCCGGCCCATTCGGCACGCGATACCCGTGCTCGGCCCGCGGTACATGCTCCAGCCCCTCCACGCGCAGCCGGTGCACGAGGCGCGAGTGCAGCCTGATCAGCGCAAAGCCGACCGCCGTCTCCACGTCGCCGCGCGGACTGTGCCGCATCAGCCAGCACGCCGTAGCGAACGCCAGCCACACCCCCGCTCCGACCCCGGACCAGATGAGCCAGCCGTCACCCATGCAGGCCGGATGTTAGCACTCGCAAACTCAAAGGGAAGGGCGAGTAGCGGCGAACTCTCGCTTCGAACGCTGTAATCTGGAGCGAAGAAGAGGGAGTCAACTTGCACTTTGGCGGTCAGGTACGTATTCTGTCAGGAATGGGCAATAAGGCCACACGCAAGTTGACGACTCCTGAGAAGGCCGCTGCACCCACCGCGGCCAAGCCTGCTCCCGCTGTAACGCACGGCCGCCCCTCGGCGCTGCTCGATACCCGCGTCATCTATTGCGGCGACAACCTGGAACAACTCGCGAAACTCCCCGACACCTGCATCGACCTGATCTACATCGACCCGCCTTTCAACTCAAACCGCAACTACGAAGTCTTCTGGGGCGAAACCAAGGAGAAGCGATCCTTCGAGGACCGGCACGCCAGCACGCAGGCGTACATCGACTACATGCGGCCGCGCTGCGTCGAACTCGCACGCGTCCTCAAAAGGACCGGTTCGTTCTACTACCACTGCGACTGGCACGCCTCGCACTACGTCAAGGTGATGTTGGACCAGCTATTCGGGGAAACCAACTTTCACAACGAAATCGTTTGGAAGCGTAACACTGCCCACTCCAACGCGAAACAAGGCGCAAAGGAATATGGACATGTTCACGACGTTCTATTCTATTATACAGGAGGCGCTGAGAATTGGACTTTCAATACACAGTATGTTCGGTACAGTGACGAGTACATCGAAAGTCACTATCGCTACATCGAAGAAGGGACAGGACGGCGTTACCGCAAGGGCGACCTGACCGCCAACAAGGGCGGTGGCGATACCGAGTATGAATGGACCGGGCCAAATGGGCGTAAGGTCAGGCCTTACGCTGGTCGCTACTGGGCGTACTCGAAGTCCAAGATGCTGGACTTTGAGAGGCAGGGGCGGCTCGTGTACACGTCAACGGGGATGCCAGAGTACAAGCGGTATTTGGACGAGATGCCCGGTCAAGCCCTTGGCGATGTCTGGGATGACATCGACCCGATCAACTCACAGGCGCAGGAGCGATTGGGTTACCCGACACAGAAACCCCTCGCTTTGCTCGATCGGATCATTCAGACTCACAGCAACCCCAACGACATTGTCCTCGACGCGTTCTGCGGATGCGGTACTGCCCTCGTTGCGGCTCAGATCCTCGGAAGGCAGTGGATTGGGATTGATATTTCGCCCACCGCCTGCCGAGTTATGGCCAAACGCCTCCGCGATGTCTGTAGGATGCGAGAGAGCGAACCTGGCCACCGAGCCCACGACCCCAACTCCTTCATCGTCCGCGATCTGCCGTGGACGATCGACAAGCTCAAGGCCATCCCCCCATTTGAGTTCGAAAACTGGGCTGTGATCGGCCTCGGTGGCATTCCAAACAAAGTACAGGTTGGCGACATGGGCATCGACGGTCGCATCTTTCCGGTTGGCACCAAGCCCTCAGACGCCAACAGTATGTTCGCGGGTGACTGGTTCCCCATCCAGGTCAAGCAGATAGAGCGCGTCGGTCGCCCCGATATCGACGCGTTCGAGGCCGTTATGGAACGCGAGGACCGGCAGCGCGGGTTCTTCGTTGCGTTCTCCTTCTCCTCCGACGCAGCATCCGAATGCGCTGCTTACCACAAACGGTCAGGTCGTATTATTAAGCTCATTACTGTGCAGGAAATCCTCGACCGCGACCACGTGCAGAAGATGTGAGCCGACATGGATTATCCGCCGGTTCCAGAGGAGTCCAAAGGAAGGATCGATGCCGTTGGCAAGCTGCTGGCGTCAGATACCGAGTACATCGGTGGGATTGAGTATGCAAGACAACTGGTTTCTCAATGGCGCGGGGCACACCTGTTTCCGCTTCGTGCGATCGCCGACGATCTCAATCACAGGCTTGCTCGACTAGGCATTGAGGCGATCGTATCTCTTCGACTCAAGCGATTGTTCCGAATACGCGATAAGCTCCGACAATTCGACGAAATGAGACTGACGCGTATGCAGGACGTTGGCGCTCTCCGAGCGGTTGTTTCCGGCGTTGCTGACGTTCGTCGACTCGAACAGGATTACATTTTTAACCCATCAACACCCTGCTCGGATATCGTTCGCGTGGACGACTACATCGCATCGCCTAAGCCGAGTGGATACCGCAGCCTTCATATCGTGTTTAGGTACCACGACAAAGTGCCATCTCGCTACGACGGAATGCGAATTGAACTTCAGGTGCGGACTTCGTCTCAGCACCTATGGGCCTCAGCCGTAGAGGTCACTGGTCTTTGGACAGGCTCGCAGTTGAAGTATGACGAGGGCGATCCTGCGTGGGGTGAGTTCTTCCAATTCGCCGCCGAAGCGATCGCCCGTCGCGAGGGATGCGATCGTTCGGCGAAATTCTCCGGAGATGACGACAGTGTAATCCTGGATAAGTTGCGGAACGCAGAGCGATCGGTCGGTGCGATTGATCGCTTGCGATCACCACTCTGTACGGTGTCTGATGCCCACGTCAACGTCGACACCGACCATGCCCGGGGGAAAGAGATAGTCCTCCTAGAACTAAGCATGGAGCCGCTCGATTTGCGAAGTACGATCTATAAGGAAGAAGAATACACGCAAGCTCTTCAGGCATACGCCGATGCGGAGCAGCGACAGACACTTGCCGAGGACAATACTTCTGTTGTGCTTGTTAACGTGAACTCAGTGATCAGTCTTCGTGATGCATACCCAACATTTTTCCTTGATACCTCACGCTATGCCGACTTAATTGACAATATAATGAATACTGATTGGTAAGTACATCGGGGAGCTTGCCCCGTTCGGCCCTGGCGAGGCAGGTCGATGGTACTTGCAAGAGTGATACTCCGAGCCTCAGGCGATGGGTGCCTAGCTATCATCCCCCATGTCTGATCTCTGGGCGAGCAAACGAAAAGAGGCCGTCCGCAAGGTCGAGCCCCTCGCCGTCCGCATGCGGCCCCGCACCTTCGACGAGGTCGCCGGTCAGCGCCACATCCTGGCCCCGGGCAAGCTCCTCCGCCGGATGCTCGATGCCGACGCCCTCACCAGCCTGATCCTCTTCGGCCCCCCGGGCACCGGCAAGACCACCCTCGCCGAGGTCATCGCCGCCCACACCAACCGCCACTTCGAACGCGAGAACGCCGCCGGCGTCGGCGTCGCCCGCATCCGCGAGATCATCCAGAACGCCGCCGAGCGCCTCGCCAACTCCGGCCGCCGCACCGTCCTGTTCCTCGACGAGATCCACCGCTTCTCCCGCGCTCAGCAGGATGTTCTCCTCGGCGACGTCGAACGTGGCCTCATCACCCTCATCGGCGCCACCACCGAGAACCCCCTCTTCTCCGTCAACTCTGCCCTCGTCTCCCGTTCCACCCTCCTCCGCCTCGAGCCCCTTTCCGAAGACGACGTCATCGCCCTCCTCCGCCGCGCCATCGCCGACCCGGTCCGCGGCTACGGCTCCACGCCCATCACCGTCACCGACGATGCCCTCCGCGTCTGGGCCATCAAGAGCGACGGCGACGCCCGTCGCGCCCTCACCGCCCTCGAAGTCGCCGTGCTCTCACAGGGCAAGGGCGGCGACCCGAGCCACCTCCTCATCGACCGCGCCGCCGCCGAGGAGTCCATCCAGCAGAAGGCCGCCGTCTACTCCGGCTCCGGCGATGAGCACTACGACTCCATCTCCGCCATGATCAAGTCCGTCCGCGGCAGCGACCCCGACGCCGCCGTCTACTGGATCGCCCGCATGCTCGACGCCGGCGAGGACCCGCGCTTCATCTGCCGCCGCCTCGCCATCCTCGCCAGCGAAGACATCGGCAACGCCGACCCCCGCGCCATCATGGTCGCCGCCTCCTGCTGGGAACTCGTCGAACGTATCGGCATGCCCGAGGCCCGCATCACCATCTCCCAGACCGCCATCTATCTCGCCCTCGCCCCCAAGAGCAACGCCTCCTACCTCGCCATCGACGAGGCAATGCAGGACGTCAAGGAGGGCCGCACCATCCCCGTTCCCGTCTTCCTCAAGGACGGCAACGTCCGCAAGCCCATCACGATGAGCGAGGGCGGCGGCGAGGCCCTCGGCGCCCAGTCCGGCGCCGGCCAGACCTACGTCTACACCCATGACGTCGCCCCCACCGCCGGAGTCGGCGGCGTCTCCGGCCAGGACTACCTCGGCGTTGACCGCGAGTACTACCGCCCGACCACCCTCGGGGCCGAGAAACTCCTGAAAGAGCGGCTCGAAGCGATCAAGGCCGCCCGCCGCGGAACGCCGTGAACCCGCCCGAGCCCTCTCGCGGGCGACGCTAAACTCCGGCCGATTCCCCCCGCCGGGAATCCCGACCCGGAGACCCCTCCTTGGACGACATGCTCGCGGTTCAGATTGGTGTGCCCCTCCTGCTCGTTGCCTGCCTCCTCGCCTCCGTCGAGATCGGCTACCGCGTCGGCCGCCGCCGCCTCCGCGGCTCGGACTCGGTCAAGGTCTTCGAGACCGGCGCCATCCAGGGCGCGATGCTCGGGCTCCTGGGCCTGCTCCTGGGCTTCAGTTTCGCCGGCGCCGCCGGGCGGTTCATCGAGCGGCAGGACCTCATCAGCCGCGAGGCCAACGCCATCGGCACCGCCTACCTCCGCTCCGACCTGCTCGATGAGACCCACGGCGCCGCCCTCCGCGCCGCCCTCGCCGCCTACGTCGACCACCGCGTCGTCACCTCGCGATCCCTCCAGCGCGGCCTCACCACCCAGGCCGCAGCCGAGATCGCCGAGTTCCACCGCCGCCTCTGGCGCGCGGCCCGCGCCGGCGTCGAGGCTCGCCCGCCGACGATGGTCCTCGTCATCGGCTCGGTCAACGAGGTCATCGACCTCCACGCCGCGCGCATCGCGGCCGGACGCAAGCACCTCCCCGCCCTCGTGCTCGCCCTGCTCCTGTGCTGCTCCATCCTCTCTCTCGGCGTCATGGGCTACGCCGGCGCCCTCTCCAGGCACCGCAACACGACGATGACCTCCGTGATCGCCATCCTCATCGGCGCCGCCCTCTGGACCACCATCGACCTCGATTGGTCCCGCATTGGCCTCATCCGCGTCTCCGACTCCGCCCTCGTCGAACTCCAGGGCGCCATCTCGGATCAGGAGAAGACCGCCTCCCACACGCCCGCCTGATCCACCCGCCGCCGCGCCCGGCGCCTTCCCATACCCTCCACGCATGGCCGCCCGCCTCACCTCCACGCGCCGCCTCGCACGCTTCGCCGCGATCCTCATCCTCCTCGGCCTCGCCACCACCGTCCTCCTCGCCTGGCTTCCCTCCCTCTTCCCAATCTCCGGCGCCGTCGAGTCCCGCATGAGCGTCGATCCCGACCGCCGCGCCGACTACGTCTGGGTCGTCCTCGAAGACTCCGGCGTCTGGTACTCCAGCTTCACCCACGGCCGCTACCGGCGCGAGTCCCTCTCCGCCGCCACCCCGGAACTCGATCCCGCCTCCATCCCCGCCTGGGTCGCCCCGCGACCGGAATCCGGCGCCCGCGCCACCGTCGCCTTCGGCCTCCCCTTCCGCTCCCTCAAGTGGGTCAGCGAACGCGGCCAGCCCAATGCCCTCAACCTCCCCGGCCTCGGCGCACTCCCCTGGGTCCCCATTTGGCCCGGCCTGCTCGCCGACACCGCTCTCTGGTCCATCGCCTTCGCCGCCCTTGTCGCCCTCGTCCACCTCCCCGCCCGCTGGCTCCGCCGAAGCCGCGGCCGCTGCCCTCGCTGCGGCCACGACCTGCGCGGGGCCGGGAGCTCGGTGTCGGGATGCTCCGCATGCGGATGGAATATGGAGGCGCGGCGCACGAAGTGAGCCGCCACCGAATCACTCCCGCCTGGGCTTTGGCACGACCATCGCCAGGTCGCCCTCCACGAGAACCCCCTTCTCCATGCCCATCTGCTTGAGGGGCCAGAGTTGCTCGGTCAGCGCGTCTCGAATGGCCGTGCCGCGCATGGACGGGCGGGCGTTTGATAACTCCCGTTGCGTTCGTGCCTCAACGCGAGCGGCGTACGAGAGGATCGATTGGCGTGCCAACTCCTTGGACACGCCGAGCTCCACGGCGCGACCCAGAGCCCAGGCCCGGTACGCCGGCGGCCGGTCCCCGTCTTCCAGGGCCCAGTTGAGCAGGGTTTCGCTGCCCTGCTGCGCGCGGATCAATGACGCCGCCTCGTGCAAACGCCATGCAAGATCCTTGGACCCGGCGTTCTCCGCCCGCGCCAGGCCGATCTCGATCG of Phycisphaeraceae bacterium contains these proteins:
- a CDS encoding 1-acyl-sn-glycerol-3-phosphate acyltransferase, which gives rise to MGDGWLIWSGVGAGVWLAFATACWLMRHSPRGDVETAVGFALIRLHSRLVHRLRVEGLEHVPRAEHGYRVPNGPGSTGGLVVVANHTAGVDPLLVQSQCRFFIRWMMARDMILPELAFVWTWVEVIPVGRVGGPANEPSGDALSAREAMRHLESGGVLGLFPEGAIERPRGRLMPFLPGVGLLVKRTGASVLPVIIDGTPPAKTAWGSLLTFSRSRVRFLPVIEYGKRGMSAREIVADLEAIYMRETGWSMPERRVRRADRGEA
- a CDS encoding restriction endonuclease, which codes for MGNKATRKLTTPEKAAAPTAAKPAPAVTHGRPSALLDTRVIYCGDNLEQLAKLPDTCIDLIYIDPPFNSNRNYEVFWGETKEKRSFEDRHASTQAYIDYMRPRCVELARVLKRTGSFYYHCDWHASHYVKVMLDQLFGETNFHNEIVWKRNTAHSNAKQGAKEYGHVHDVLFYYTGGAENWTFNTQYVRYSDEYIESHYRYIEEGTGRRYRKGDLTANKGGGDTEYEWTGPNGRKVRPYAGRYWAYSKSKMLDFERQGRLVYTSTGMPEYKRYLDEMPGQALGDVWDDIDPINSQAQERLGYPTQKPLALLDRIIQTHSNPNDIVLDAFCGCGTALVAAQILGRQWIGIDISPTACRVMAKRLRDVCRMRESEPGHRAHDPNSFIVRDLPWTIDKLKAIPPFEFENWAVIGLGGIPNKVQVGDMGIDGRIFPVGTKPSDANSMFAGDWFPIQVKQIERVGRPDIDAFEAVMEREDRQRGFFVAFSFSSDAASECAAYHKRSGRIIKLITVQEILDRDHVQKM
- a CDS encoding RelA/SpoT domain-containing protein — translated: MDYPPVPEESKGRIDAVGKLLASDTEYIGGIEYARQLVSQWRGAHLFPLRAIADDLNHRLARLGIEAIVSLRLKRLFRIRDKLRQFDEMRLTRMQDVGALRAVVSGVADVRRLEQDYIFNPSTPCSDIVRVDDYIASPKPSGYRSLHIVFRYHDKVPSRYDGMRIELQVRTSSQHLWASAVEVTGLWTGSQLKYDEGDPAWGEFFQFAAEAIARREGCDRSAKFSGDDDSVILDKLRNAERSVGAIDRLRSPLCTVSDAHVNVDTDHARGKEIVLLELSMEPLDLRSTIYKEEEYTQALQAYADAEQRQTLAEDNTSVVLVNVNSVISLRDAYPTFFLDTSRYADLIDNIMNTDW
- a CDS encoding replication-associated recombination protein A, whose product is MSDLWASKRKEAVRKVEPLAVRMRPRTFDEVAGQRHILAPGKLLRRMLDADALTSLILFGPPGTGKTTLAEVIAAHTNRHFERENAAGVGVARIREIIQNAAERLANSGRRTVLFLDEIHRFSRAQQDVLLGDVERGLITLIGATTENPLFSVNSALVSRSTLLRLEPLSEDDVIALLRRAIADPVRGYGSTPITVTDDALRVWAIKSDGDARRALTALEVAVLSQGKGGDPSHLLIDRAAAEESIQQKAAVYSGSGDEHYDSISAMIKSVRGSDPDAAVYWIARMLDAGEDPRFICRRLAILASEDIGNADPRAIMVAASCWELVERIGMPEARITISQTAIYLALAPKSNASYLAIDEAMQDVKEGRTIPVPVFLKDGNVRKPITMSEGGGEALGAQSGAGQTYVYTHDVAPTAGVGGVSGQDYLGVDREYYRPTTLGAEKLLKERLEAIKAARRGTP